In Terriglobales bacterium, a genomic segment contains:
- a CDS encoding EutN/CcmL family microcompartment protein, producing MILGRVLGEVVATQKHPSHQGRKVLMVQPVHPDDSERGEPILALDAVDAGVGDRVLVVQEGYSAMSAAGRVNAPIDMTIVGVVDAVDMLKT from the coding sequence ATGATCCTGGGCCGCGTGCTCGGCGAAGTCGTGGCTACGCAGAAACATCCCTCCCATCAGGGCCGCAAGGTGCTCATGGTCCAGCCCGTCCACCCGGATGACAGCGAGCGCGGTGAACCCATCCTGGCGCTGGATGCCGTGGACGCCGGCGTGGGCGACCGCGTCCTGGTCGTGCAGGAAGGCTACTCCGCCATGAGCGCCGCCGGCCGCGTCAACGCTCCTATCGATATGACCATCGTGGGCGTGGTGGACGCAGTGGATATGCTGAAAACCTAG
- a CDS encoding EutN/CcmL family microcompartment protein, translating to MMLARVIGRVVATAKHPSLAGQKFLLLQPIRQDGSARGRPLVAVDAIGAGFEETVYWCRGREAGLALGGEVPTDAAVVGIVDAITAGSPPAAGRASR from the coding sequence ATGATGCTGGCGCGCGTGATTGGCCGTGTCGTAGCCACAGCGAAACATCCGAGCCTGGCCGGCCAGAAGTTCCTGCTGCTGCAACCGATCCGGCAGGACGGCTCGGCGCGCGGACGCCCGCTGGTGGCGGTGGACGCCATCGGCGCCGGCTTCGAGGAGACCGTCTACTGGTGCCGCGGCCGCGAGGCCGGTCTGGCCTTGGGCGGCGAAGTGCCCACCGACGCCGCCGTCGTCGGCATCGTGGATGCCATCACCGCCGGCTCTCCGCCCGCGGCTGGCAGGGCCTCGCGATGA
- a CDS encoding EutN/CcmL family microcompartment protein — protein sequence MILARVVGTVVATRKDERLEGRKLLVCRPVNPAGEPDGSNYIVSVDTVGAGFHETVLLVGGSSARMAAGLKDSPVDSAIVGIVDTVRTDSENEKRLAAGPAKGRRA from the coding sequence ATGATACTGGCTCGCGTTGTCGGCACGGTAGTGGCCACGCGCAAAGACGAGCGCCTTGAGGGCCGCAAGCTCCTGGTGTGCCGGCCCGTCAATCCCGCCGGCGAGCCCGACGGTTCCAACTACATCGTCTCCGTGGATACGGTCGGCGCGGGCTTCCATGAGACCGTTTTGCTGGTGGGCGGCTCTTCCGCGCGTATGGCCGCCGGACTGAAGGACTCTCCCGTGGACAGCGCCATCGTGGGCATCGTGGACACGGTGCGCACCGATTCCGAGAACGAAAAGCGTCTGGCCGCCGGTCCGGCCAAAGGCAGGCGGGCATGA